A stretch of Myroides oncorhynchi DNA encodes these proteins:
- a CDS encoding SMI1/KNR4 family protein produces the protein MNTQIERIKYKLSIVADCDQDLIVFGADAHQYKIGDVVSEKVIRDFEQKYTVKLPEAYVAFLTQVGNGNIIEDAYMGSAAGPYYGIYPLGECLDDVNVEDIQCALSKPFILYPGMKEREWDEYSKSLCAEDISDEDYYAVLEKLYSGLLAIGTQGCAITTCLVLNGEYRGRIVYLNEDYQPVFAHEGHFLDWYERWLDEVISGDLVSEDAGWFGYSIGGTSEQLWNSYKNTLDETQQLTLLDGLLKKSTIEAYIIQEIIDTIPNTPELIALSLTTILSKENFTKAIPFLEQQVSDNLLHVLQRIHWYGKDKPYWLPLIKANSASIEDEETYRFYTYVLTDATSDYGELVLAGLQSPNKEIRGQAIYTLGQLKNKQAYLDHFIQCLHDQDERIILYTIQGLAGVHDERLVDCYKEVYKRYKESEEENYILINLQHRLTELGMIFKDLEE, from the coding sequence ATGAATACACAGATAGAGAGAATAAAATATAAATTGTCTATAGTAGCAGACTGCGATCAGGATTTAATCGTTTTTGGAGCAGATGCTCATCAATATAAGATAGGAGATGTTGTTAGTGAGAAGGTAATACGTGATTTTGAACAAAAGTATACTGTAAAATTACCTGAAGCTTATGTAGCATTTCTAACTCAAGTAGGAAATGGTAATATAATAGAAGATGCTTATATGGGTAGTGCCGCAGGACCTTATTATGGTATCTATCCCTTAGGTGAGTGTTTAGATGATGTGAATGTAGAAGATATTCAATGTGCTCTATCTAAACCGTTTATCTTATATCCTGGTATGAAGGAAAGAGAATGGGATGAGTACTCTAAAAGCTTATGTGCAGAAGATATTTCAGATGAGGATTATTATGCTGTTTTAGAGAAGTTATATAGTGGATTATTAGCCATAGGTACGCAAGGATGTGCTATCACTACTTGCCTTGTGTTAAATGGAGAATATAGAGGTAGAATAGTCTATTTAAATGAGGATTATCAACCTGTCTTTGCTCATGAGGGGCATTTCTTGGATTGGTATGAACGATGGTTGGACGAAGTGATTTCGGGAGATTTAGTAAGTGAAGATGCTGGTTGGTTTGGTTATTCTATAGGAGGGACAAGTGAGCAATTATGGAATTCTTATAAAAATACACTTGATGAAACGCAGCAATTGACATTGTTAGATGGTTTATTAAAAAAGAGTACTATTGAAGCATATATCATTCAGGAGATTATAGATACTATTCCGAATACTCCGGAGTTAATAGCGTTGAGCTTGACTACTATTTTGTCTAAAGAGAACTTCACTAAGGCAATTCCCTTTTTAGAACAACAAGTGAGTGATAACTTGCTACATGTATTACAAAGAATACATTGGTATGGAAAGGATAAACCATATTGGTTACCTCTGATTAAAGCTAACAGTGCTAGTATAGAAGATGAAGAAACGTATCGTTTTTATACTTATGTACTGACTGATGCGACATCTGATTATGGTGAACTAGTATTGGCAGGGTTGCAGTCTCCAAATAAAGAAATACGTGGGCAAGCTATTTATACCTTAGGACAATTAAAGAATAAGCAGGCGTATCTAGACCACTTTATCCAATGTCTACATGATCAAGACGAAAGGATAATACTCTATACAATACAAGGGTTAGCAGGTGTACATGATGAGCGATTAGTAGATTGCTATAAAGAGGTGTATAAGAGATACAAAGAGAGTGAGGAAGAAAACTATATTCTAATTAATCTACAGCATAGATTAACTGAATTAGGTATGATTTTTAAAGATTTAGAAGAATAA
- a CDS encoding O-acetyl-ADP-ribose deacetylase → MNEKMKVIQGDITQQKVDAIVNAANSSLLGGGGVDGAIHRAGGEDILAECRQVRAKQGGCKTGDAVITTAGKLPANYVIHTVGPVWNGGKKEEERSLANCYLNSLKLAVDNQCETIAFPNISTGIYGFPKELAAKVAINTVKSFLEDNDSIKKVIFVCYDFENFSLYKKEFGSI, encoded by the coding sequence ATGAATGAGAAGATGAAAGTAATACAAGGAGATATCACTCAGCAGAAAGTAGATGCTATCGTTAATGCTGCTAATAGTTCATTATTAGGGGGTGGGGGAGTAGATGGCGCTATTCATCGTGCTGGAGGAGAGGATATCTTGGCAGAATGTAGACAAGTTAGAGCAAAACAAGGTGGGTGTAAAACAGGTGACGCAGTAATTACAACTGCGGGGAAACTACCTGCGAATTATGTCATACATACAGTTGGCCCTGTATGGAATGGGGGAAAGAAAGAAGAAGAAAGATCGCTAGCGAACTGCTATCTAAATAGCCTTAAGCTGGCTGTAGATAATCAGTGTGAAACAATTGCTTTTCCTAATATAAGCACTGGTATTTATGGTTTCCCTAAAGAATTGGCAGCTAAAGTAGCTATCAATACCGTTAAGTCGTTCTTAGAAGATAATGACTCTATCAAAAAGGTAATCTTTGTTTGTTACGATTTTGAGAACTTTAGTTTATATAAGAAAGAGTTTGGTAGTATATAA
- a CDS encoding HutD family protein: MNIEVIRKEEVASALWTGGQTQEYSIYPKGAVYADRDFLFRISSATIESIPSEFTRFDGYRRYLVMLEGDLNLVINDKKEYYANNALFAFSSSDKITSYSKGKDFNLMLHHSIIDETVMVSDASFSIKHRVLCIFAIERSQITLNQEVYSLERYDCLLVDNKELEIMEIQLSQEAIIAYW; this comes from the coding sequence ATGAATATTGAAGTAATAAGAAAAGAAGAAGTTGCTTCTGCCTTATGGACAGGAGGACAAACACAGGAATACAGTATTTATCCAAAAGGTGCTGTATACGCAGATAGAGATTTTCTATTTAGAATTAGCAGTGCGACTATTGAATCAATACCCTCGGAGTTTACTAGATTTGATGGATATCGCAGATATCTAGTGATGTTAGAAGGAGATCTTAATTTAGTTATAAATGATAAAAAAGAGTATTATGCAAATAATGCTCTTTTTGCATTCAGTTCTTCAGATAAGATTACTTCCTATTCTAAAGGCAAAGATTTTAATCTAATGTTACATCATAGTATTATAGATGAAACAGTGATGGTGAGTGATGCCTCTTTTAGTATAAAGCACAGAGTACTATGTATATTCGCTATTGAAAGAAGTCAAATTACACTGAATCAAGAAGTATACTCATTAGAGAGGTATGATTGTTTATTAGTAGACAATAAAGAATTAGAGATAATGGAGATACAACTTAGTCAAGAGGCTATTATAGCATATTGGTAG
- a CDS encoding alpha/beta hydrolase family protein codes for MKRTTFFAGIILASTFTFMTLTACNSDDNNNDNNHSKYVSEKDYSLTKLDVASSIKIMTYTMPYVSGKVQNATALIMYPKTPKPKDGYRIVVWAHGTVGVSDACAPSTNPLGDNFKVAAEALLAQGYVIIAPDYEGLGTPGIHPYLNLTSEANSALYAVKAVKEKYKNDFNGAWMSAGQSQGGQASLGIAEFANSDASFKGAVAGAPASSLGKIILEVAPKALADIETRENASPTPIPLEKRNSVTSYATLLAYAALAGTGIKAYEPSYDYTAIFEQRAKEFAKLAEGSNGDNGECLEGIRQAFMADIIKFMKEDPKNKVMQYPGLNADKFKNDQVITKFLKESQPGTKKIDKPVLVIQGTADTNVPALVTKGMVDGLKLLGSPSIELILVEGASHTQAIVWKNKELVEFINKYMPVK; via the coding sequence ATGAAAAGAACAACTTTTTTTGCAGGAATCATACTTGCTTCAACTTTCACCTTTATGACGCTTACAGCGTGTAATAGCGATGATAATAACAACGACAACAATCACAGTAAATATGTTTCTGAAAAGGACTATTCGCTAACCAAACTAGATGTTGCTAGCTCTATAAAGATTATGACCTATACAATGCCGTATGTAAGTGGCAAAGTACAGAATGCAACTGCCCTAATTATGTATCCTAAGACACCTAAACCGAAAGATGGTTACCGTATTGTAGTTTGGGCGCACGGTACTGTAGGAGTAAGTGATGCATGTGCACCTAGTACTAACCCCCTAGGTGATAACTTTAAAGTAGCCGCAGAAGCTTTATTAGCTCAGGGATATGTAATCATAGCCCCTGATTATGAAGGTCTAGGTACTCCTGGTATTCACCCTTACTTAAATCTAACTAGTGAAGCCAACTCCGCACTATATGCTGTAAAAGCTGTAAAAGAAAAATATAAAAATGACTTTAATGGTGCATGGATGTCTGCAGGTCAATCTCAAGGAGGTCAAGCATCACTTGGTATAGCTGAGTTTGCTAATAGTGACGCATCTTTTAAAGGTGCAGTTGCAGGTGCACCTGCTTCTAGTCTTGGTAAGATTATCCTTGAAGTAGCTCCTAAAGCTTTAGCTGATATTGAAACACGAGAAAATGCTAGCCCTACACCTATTCCGCTAGAAAAGAGAAACTCTGTAACATCTTATGCTACTTTATTAGCCTACGCTGCATTAGCTGGTACTGGTATCAAAGCGTATGAACCTTCTTATGACTATACTGCTATTTTTGAACAACGCGCAAAAGAATTTGCTAAACTTGCAGAAGGTTCTAATGGAGATAACGGAGAATGTTTAGAAGGGATTCGCCAAGCTTTTATGGCTGACATTATAAAGTTCATGAAAGAAGATCCTAAAAACAAAGTAATGCAATACCCTGGGCTTAACGCTGACAAATTTAAGAATGATCAAGTAATTACAAAGTTCTTAAAAGAAAGTCAACCTGGTACTAAGAAGATAGATAAACCTGTATTAGTTATCCAAGGTACAGCAGATACTAATGTACCAGCTTTAGTAACGAAAGGCATGGTAGATGGCTTAAAGCTACTAGGTTCCCCTAGTATTGAGCTTATTTTAGTAGAAGGAGCTAGTCACACACAAGCTATTGTTTGGAAAAACAAAGAACTAGTAGAGTTTATCAATAAATATATGCCTGTTAAATAA
- a CDS encoding GNAT family N-acetyltransferase, giving the protein MDIKHEAQEHKGAFVAYIDGQRAGEMTYSVAGTDKIIIDHTGIEESFNGKGVGKAILLEGVIPYVRDKQLKVLPLCPFASAIFKKMTNEIGDVLV; this is encoded by the coding sequence ATGGATATAAAACATGAAGCTCAAGAGCATAAAGGGGCATTTGTTGCCTATATAGATGGACAACGTGCTGGAGAAATGACTTATTCAGTAGCAGGTACAGATAAGATTATCATTGATCATACAGGTATAGAAGAATCATTTAATGGCAAAGGAGTAGGAAAGGCTATTTTATTAGAAGGAGTAATCCCTTATGTAAGAGACAAGCAGCTTAAAGTATTACCACTATGTCCATTTGCTTCTGCTATATTTAAGAAAATGACAAATGAGATAGGGGATGTATTAGTTTAA
- a CDS encoding OsmC family protein, producing MDITVKAVLGNELYYTEVTAGTNVLITDEPTDLGGQNKGFNPFEVLATSLASCTAATLRMYMDRKQWKADKIIVEVEMTRDASGTKTTFDRKVSFEGASLDADIAKRLYMIADKCPVHKVLTGEVTINTELAI from the coding sequence ATGGATATTACAGTGAAAGCCGTTTTAGGCAATGAATTATATTATACTGAGGTTACAGCAGGAACAAATGTTCTAATTACAGATGAGCCTACAGATCTAGGAGGGCAAAATAAGGGATTTAATCCTTTTGAGGTACTAGCTACTTCTCTTGCGAGTTGTACTGCTGCTACGTTGCGTATGTATATGGACAGAAAACAATGGAAGGCAGATAAGATTATCGTTGAGGTGGAGATGACGAGAGATGCTTCTGGTACAAAAACAACTTTCGATAGGAAAGTGTCTTTCGAGGGAGCTTCTTTAGATGCTGATATAGCGAAGAGATTATATATGATAGCGGATAAATGTCCTGTACATAAGGTATTGACTGGTGAAGTGACTATTAATACAGAATTAGCTATTTAG
- a CDS encoding pirin family protein, with protein sequence MSNVDLVIEERAASIGNFLVGRLLPFRQKRSVGPFTFIDHMGPISVVDHDNLDVDPHPHIGLSTLTYLFEGEIMHRDSVGSIERITPGAVNWMTAGKGVVHSERMPDDIRINKPDTILHGLQIWIALPKELEDVEPSFVHIEAKELPNWQEDGVSYKLIAGEALGRKSPVPVYSPLYYIEIKSSEQKTISIGNGLFGEAAMYILEGSVKSGEHEYESKNILIANDSTLCEFEMMPNTTVYIFGGTPLPEERYILWNFVSHDTDKLEKAKEDWINQNYEVFPLIEGDSDSYVPFPDGMKSFKNKTK encoded by the coding sequence ATGTCAAATGTAGATTTAGTTATAGAAGAGCGCGCAGCGAGTATTGGTAATTTTTTAGTTGGTAGATTGTTGCCTTTTAGACAGAAGCGCTCAGTAGGACCATTTACTTTTATAGACCACATGGGGCCTATCTCAGTGGTAGATCATGACAATCTGGATGTAGATCCTCATCCTCATATTGGGCTTTCTACGTTAACTTATTTATTTGAAGGTGAGATTATGCATCGTGATAGTGTGGGAAGTATAGAGCGTATCACACCAGGTGCAGTTAACTGGATGACAGCAGGTAAAGGAGTGGTGCACTCAGAACGTATGCCTGATGATATCCGAATTAATAAACCAGATACAATCTTACATGGATTACAGATATGGATAGCTCTGCCAAAAGAGTTAGAAGATGTAGAACCTTCTTTTGTGCATATAGAAGCCAAAGAGTTACCGAATTGGCAAGAGGATGGTGTGTCGTATAAACTAATAGCTGGAGAGGCATTAGGTAGAAAATCGCCAGTGCCAGTATACAGTCCCTTATATTATATAGAGATAAAATCTTCTGAACAAAAAACAATTAGTATAGGTAATGGTTTATTTGGAGAAGCAGCGATGTATATTTTAGAAGGAAGTGTGAAGAGTGGTGAGCATGAGTATGAATCTAAAAATATATTGATAGCGAATGATAGTACATTATGTGAGTTTGAGATGATGCCTAATACGACAGTGTATATCTTCGGAGGAACTCCATTACCAGAAGAGCGTTATATTTTATGGAACTTTGTATCTCATGACACAGATAAGTTAGAAAAGGCAAAAGAAGATTGGATTAATCAGAATTACGAGGTATTTCCATTAATAGAAGGAGATAGTGATAGTTACGTGCCTTTTCCTGATGGGATGAAATCATTTAAAAACAAAACAAAATAA